Proteins co-encoded in one Lysobacter solisilvae genomic window:
- a CDS encoding RebB family R body protein has product MADESTVNSQITDAVTQVNETIAGASGSQARALADQVMAHAVGLAMQNAVAQQQQAYILRNAVTTAAARAILQSSPEEALRFAREVLSSDDVAQTLERLGEVMSGVQARQPSKGG; this is encoded by the coding sequence ATGGCCGACGAGTCCACGGTCAACAGCCAGATCACCGACGCGGTTACCCAGGTCAACGAAACCATTGCCGGGGCATCCGGATCGCAGGCGCGCGCCTTGGCGGACCAGGTGATGGCGCACGCCGTCGGCCTGGCGATGCAGAACGCGGTCGCGCAACAGCAGCAGGCCTACATCCTGCGCAATGCCGTGACCACTGCGGCCGCCCGCGCGATTCTCCAGTCGAGCCCGGAAGAAGCGCTTCGATTCGCGCGCGAAGTACTGTCCAGCGACGACGTCGCGCAGACGCTCGAGCGCCTGGGTGAAGTCATGAGCGGCGTCCAGGCGCGCCAGCCTTCCAAGGGCGGGTGA
- a CDS encoding nSTAND1 domain-containing NTPase, which translates to MPQRNQRVRALASARQFRVGGLLIQPDRLLAVGEDGTVALEPRMMEVLVALAERAGEVVSAEQLLIEVWRGTFYGDNPVHKTMAQLRRRLGDDSRAPRYIETIRKRGYRLIARVAFPDDYRHGLPPGEAWTGGSPYPGLRPFDDEDAGVFFGRSRAAADLLGALRRQLEHGRPFVLVSGASGCGKTSLVRAAVTPLLCQAAGFDGLLAMSSAYCDLGACVGGDLLARVAEALCQWSLDGRPVFLAAEIPELMEALRGPADTLRARIDSALSRRSPPKAAVPRHACLLLILDHAEAAVATPGMTARDRDDLGAALRTLCACGSVAVIGMTRSDLYPRLIDAVPAIAELKAGEGHIDLLPPHAGEIAQMIRAPAALAGLRFDEDADTHVRLDDVLRDAAALHPDALPLLQQTLRALYEARGDDGLLGFQAYRAFGGLEGALAHRAEAVFASLPSAAQERLDTVLSRLVVPHPDSDAITARRVLLSALGDDPTRALVEAFVRARLFVGGLSGGEPGFGVAHEALLRQWPRAREWTRENRALLQARERLRRASRRWTDDQRRADRLLARGRPLEEAREAARRLASDLGPDERDFLRASERADRRRQWIGKAVIASVLASGCIAGAFGWKAQQARREAEQRRDQAQGLVDFMLGDLADGLRPVGNLKLLDGVGSQALDYLERLPAADMQPRELVNHARALRTIGEVLTNQGRFDAARAAFQRADAVARQARAQSPDSIEALAESGTTAFWLGDYAWRHKDFDAAQLHWQHYRQVAQALVARAPGDPRWMLELSYAFNNLGTLAQGRDRSAEAARLFARSIALKRELLRRSPGDSSLRFELIDSLAWLSSAQQSEGRLAEAADGLHRQIGMLRELLRGDPTADAWRRRLATSLLRRSDLALDRGRLEDARRDAGESVTLLSALTTEQPDNRVWRRDLAHGRAQVGWIDALRGDRGQARRGLEGARRVLAPLLRETEPLPEWRTLDAIVRLRLARIAADDSPLSTAVSESAEAAIAELQARFVEAPDDRLAALALAHARLWRGDRWAATGRNAEARADWERARHLLQGPAGRTHNPAVLDAWVRVLRRLGAEEGVRAPLARLHAAGYRHPDFLAFSAAPRPSAFDSTPSGSSPSGSAPSGSSPSGSSPSHPSPKQVRP; encoded by the coding sequence ATGCCGCAACGCAACCAGCGGGTCAGGGCCCTGGCGTCGGCCAGGCAGTTCCGTGTCGGCGGGCTGCTGATCCAGCCCGACCGGCTCCTCGCTGTCGGCGAGGACGGCACCGTGGCGCTTGAGCCACGGATGATGGAGGTGCTGGTTGCGCTGGCCGAGCGCGCCGGCGAGGTCGTCAGCGCCGAGCAGCTGCTGATCGAGGTGTGGCGCGGCACCTTCTACGGCGACAACCCGGTGCACAAGACGATGGCGCAACTGCGCCGCCGGCTTGGCGACGACAGCCGCGCACCGCGCTACATCGAGACCATCCGCAAGCGCGGCTATCGGCTGATAGCCCGGGTGGCCTTTCCGGACGACTACCGGCATGGGCTCCCGCCTGGCGAGGCCTGGACCGGCGGCAGCCCGTATCCGGGCCTTCGACCGTTCGACGACGAGGACGCCGGCGTGTTCTTCGGCCGCAGTCGCGCGGCCGCCGACCTGCTCGGTGCGCTGCGCCGGCAACTGGAGCATGGCCGTCCGTTCGTGCTGGTTTCCGGCGCCAGTGGTTGCGGCAAGACCTCGCTGGTGCGCGCGGCGGTAACACCGCTGTTGTGCCAAGCGGCGGGGTTCGACGGCCTGCTTGCGATGTCGTCCGCCTATTGCGACCTGGGTGCCTGCGTGGGGGGCGACCTGCTTGCCCGCGTGGCCGAAGCCCTGTGCCAGTGGAGCCTCGACGGGCGTCCGGTGTTCCTGGCCGCAGAGATTCCGGAGCTGATGGAGGCGCTGCGTGGCCCGGCGGACACGCTGCGCGCCAGGATCGACAGCGCGCTGTCGCGCAGGTCGCCGCCCAAGGCCGCGGTGCCCAGGCACGCCTGCCTGCTGCTGATCCTCGACCACGCCGAAGCCGCCGTCGCCACGCCAGGCATGACGGCGCGCGACCGCGACGACCTTGGCGCGGCCCTGCGTACCTTGTGCGCGTGCGGCAGCGTGGCCGTGATCGGGATGACGCGCAGCGACCTCTATCCGCGCCTGATCGATGCCGTGCCGGCCATCGCTGAACTCAAGGCGGGCGAGGGACATATCGACCTGCTGCCTCCGCATGCGGGCGAGATCGCGCAGATGATCCGCGCGCCCGCGGCGCTGGCCGGCCTGCGCTTCGACGAGGATGCCGATACCCACGTTCGCCTGGACGACGTCCTGCGTGACGCCGCGGCCCTGCATCCCGACGCGCTGCCCCTGCTGCAGCAGACCCTGCGGGCGCTGTACGAAGCCCGGGGCGATGATGGTCTGTTGGGGTTCCAGGCCTACCGCGCGTTCGGAGGCCTCGAAGGCGCCCTTGCGCACCGCGCCGAGGCGGTGTTCGCATCGTTGCCGAGCGCAGCGCAGGAACGCCTGGACACCGTGCTGTCACGGCTGGTGGTACCCCATCCCGACAGCGATGCGATCACTGCGCGCCGGGTGCTGCTGTCGGCGCTGGGCGACGACCCCACGCGCGCGCTGGTGGAAGCGTTCGTGCGCGCGCGGCTTTTCGTCGGCGGGCTCAGTGGTGGCGAGCCGGGGTTTGGCGTCGCCCATGAAGCGCTGCTGCGGCAGTGGCCGCGGGCCCGCGAATGGACGCGCGAGAACCGCGCGCTGCTGCAGGCCCGCGAGCGCCTCAGGCGGGCAAGCCGGCGCTGGACGGACGATCAGCGCAGGGCCGATCGGCTGCTGGCCCGCGGGCGGCCGCTGGAAGAGGCACGCGAGGCCGCGCGCAGGCTGGCCTCGGACCTCGGCCCGGACGAAAGGGATTTCCTGCGCGCTTCCGAGCGCGCCGACCGCCGGCGCCAATGGATCGGCAAGGCGGTGATCGCCAGCGTGCTCGCGTCGGGCTGCATCGCCGGCGCGTTTGGATGGAAGGCGCAGCAGGCCCGGCGCGAAGCCGAGCAGCGTCGCGACCAGGCCCAGGGCCTGGTGGACTTCATGCTGGGCGACCTGGCCGATGGCCTTCGGCCGGTGGGCAACCTGAAACTGCTCGATGGTGTCGGCAGCCAGGCGCTGGACTATCTCGAACGCCTGCCCGCCGCCGACATGCAGCCCCGCGAACTGGTGAACCACGCCCGAGCCCTGCGCACGATCGGCGAGGTCCTGACCAACCAGGGGCGCTTCGATGCGGCGCGCGCGGCCTTCCAACGGGCGGATGCAGTGGCGCGGCAGGCGCGCGCGCAGTCGCCCGATTCAATCGAGGCCCTCGCCGAATCCGGCACCACCGCCTTCTGGCTGGGCGACTATGCCTGGCGGCACAAGGACTTCGACGCCGCGCAGCTGCATTGGCAACACTATCGGCAGGTCGCGCAGGCACTGGTCGCCCGCGCGCCCGGCGACCCGCGCTGGATGCTGGAACTCTCCTACGCGTTCAACAACCTGGGCACGCTGGCGCAGGGCCGCGACCGCAGCGCCGAGGCGGCGCGCCTGTTCGCGCGCTCGATTGCGCTCAAGCGCGAACTGCTCCGACGCAGTCCCGGCGACTCGTCGCTGCGCTTCGAACTGATCGACTCGTTGGCCTGGCTCAGCAGCGCCCAGCAGTCGGAAGGGCGGCTGGCCGAGGCGGCCGACGGCCTGCACCGGCAGATCGGCATGCTCCGCGAGCTGCTGCGCGGCGATCCCACCGCCGACGCGTGGCGGCGGCGGCTGGCCACGTCGCTGCTGCGGCGCTCCGACCTCGCGCTCGATCGCGGCCGCCTGGAGGACGCCCGGCGCGACGCCGGAGAAAGCGTGACCTTGTTGTCGGCGCTCACGACCGAGCAACCCGACAACCGCGTCTGGCGGCGCGACCTGGCCCACGGCCGGGCGCAGGTGGGCTGGATCGATGCCCTGCGTGGCGACCGCGGGCAGGCCCGGCGCGGCCTCGAAGGTGCGCGCCGGGTGCTGGCACCGCTGCTGCGCGAGACCGAACCGCTGCCGGAATGGCGGACCCTGGACGCGATCGTGCGTCTGCGCCTGGCGCGCATCGCGGCCGATGACAGCCCCTTGTCGACAGCCGTCAGCGAAAGCGCCGAAGCCGCGATCGCCGAACTGCAGGCCCGCTTCGTCGAGGCGCCCGACGATCGCCTGGCCGCACTCGCGCTGGCGCACGCGCGCCTGTGGCGTGGCGACCGGTGGGCTGCGACGGGCCGCAACGCGGAGGCGCGTGCCGACTGGGAGCGGGCCCGGCACCTGCTGCAGGGACCGGCCGGGCGAACGCACAACCCCGCGGTGCTGGATGCCTGGGTCCGCGTACTGCGGCGCCTGGGCGCGGAAGAGGGCGTGCGGGCGCCGCTGGCCCGACTGCACGCGGCGGGCTACCGGCACCCCGATTTCCTGGCGTTCTCCGCTGCCCCGCGTCCCTCCGCCTTCGATTCAACTCCGTCCGGCTCATCCCCGTCCGGCTCAGCCCCGTCCGGCTCATCCCCGTCCGGCTCATCTCCATCCCACCCGTCACCCAAGCAGGTCCGACCATGA